In Desulfosalsimonas propionicica, the following are encoded in one genomic region:
- the lptC gene encoding LPS export ABC transporter periplasmic protein LptC has translation MKHRTRYKQAGLLAIVVIAVLLATVFVRFRMQTDYEEQTEKKNTSEAALTINGFEHTATRDGKTEWVLNAATAEIYSDQNKAVLTDIEMTAFDSDGTEVKLFADTGKLDTKTRDMTVEKSVVARYPGYELRTESLHYEHELHILYTDQKVVIHGENMRISGDSATVELQKDQVTLEGHVKSWMDPVE, from the coding sequence ATGAAACACCGGACCCGATACAAACAGGCCGGATTACTGGCCATCGTTGTGATCGCCGTGCTGCTGGCAACGGTGTTTGTGCGGTTTCGCATGCAGACCGACTACGAGGAACAGACCGAAAAGAAAAACACCTCGGAAGCGGCCCTGACCATAAACGGATTTGAGCATACAGCCACACGGGACGGAAAAACCGAATGGGTGCTGAATGCCGCCACTGCGGAAATCTATTCGGATCAAAACAAAGCTGTGCTCACAGATATTGAAATGACCGCGTTTGACTCAGACGGTACCGAGGTCAAACTTTTTGCAGACACCGGGAAACTTGACACCAAAACCCGGGACATGACGGTGGAAAAATCGGTTGTGGCCCGTTATCCCGGATATGAGCTCAGGACCGAAAGCTTGCATTATGAGCATGAGTTACATATATTGTATACAGATCAGAAAGTGGTTATTCACGGAGAAAATATGCGGATTTCCGGTGACTCGGCAACAGTTGAGCTCCAAAAAGACCAAGTCACCCTTGAAGGTCACGTCAAGTCATGGATGGATCCTGTTGAATAA
- a CDS encoding KdsC family phosphatase produces MLEEKLQQIRVLLLDVDGVLTSGRILYFTDGDEAKTFDVKDGLGIRMAREGGIRVGLVSGRKSAAVDRRAAELNIDYCHTGVKDKQALLTSIVAQAGCSPAQTAFVGDDLVDLAIMDRVGLAVAVGDAHEVVRQHADMVTKQPGGRGAVREVCERILSAQGLWESIISRWLNRT; encoded by the coding sequence ATGCTTGAAGAAAAACTCCAGCAAATCCGGGTGCTGCTGCTCGATGTCGACGGGGTGCTCACCAGCGGCCGGATTCTCTATTTTACAGACGGCGATGAAGCAAAAACCTTTGATGTTAAAGACGGCCTGGGCATCCGCATGGCCCGGGAGGGCGGCATCCGGGTGGGCCTTGTCTCCGGACGCAAATCCGCGGCTGTAGACCGCAGGGCCGCGGAACTCAACATTGATTATTGCCATACAGGCGTCAAGGACAAGCAGGCGCTTCTGACATCAATTGTTGCGCAGGCCGGATGCAGCCCGGCCCAGACCGCTTTTGTGGGAGACGATCTCGTGGACCTGGCCATCATGGACCGGGTCGGCCTGGCCGTGGCCGTTGGAGATGCCCATGAAGTCGTCCGGCAGCACGCAGACATGGTCACAAAACAGCCGGGAGGCCGGGGGGCTGTCCGGGAGGTTTGCGAACGCATTCTTTCGGCACAGGGTTTGTGGGAATCCATCATTTCCCGCTGGCTAAACCGGACGTAA
- the kdsA gene encoding 3-deoxy-8-phosphooctulonate synthase, whose amino-acid sequence MTEVQIKNFSAGSGRPFVLVAGPCVIEDYTGVMQIARSLKEITKRLDIPFIFKASYDKANRTSIDSFRGPGIKQGLEILSEIGLELDVAVMSDVHSPSEAELAAEVLDVLQIPAFLCRQTDLIVAAARTNRPLNIKKGQFLAPWDMDHVAKKARSAGNPQVLLTERGASFGYNNLVADFRSIPIMQSLGCPVIFDATHSVQLPGGAGGASAGQRQFAPILAKAAIAAGADGLFLEVHPEPDKALSDGPNSIRLDELEPLLNQLKAINNALIKPERNP is encoded by the coding sequence ATGACAGAAGTTCAGATCAAAAACTTTTCCGCGGGCAGCGGCCGCCCTTTCGTTCTGGTGGCCGGACCCTGCGTAATCGAAGATTACACAGGCGTCATGCAGATCGCCCGCTCTTTAAAAGAGATCACCAAACGGCTTGACATACCGTTTATCTTCAAGGCGTCCTATGACAAGGCCAACCGGACATCCATTGATTCATTCCGGGGCCCGGGCATCAAGCAGGGCCTGGAAATCCTCTCCGAAATTGGCCTGGAACTGGATGTGGCCGTGATGTCTGATGTTCACAGCCCCTCTGAGGCCGAGCTTGCTGCCGAAGTGCTCGACGTGTTGCAGATCCCGGCTTTTTTGTGCCGCCAGACCGACCTGATCGTGGCCGCTGCCCGGACAAACAGGCCCTTAAATATTAAAAAGGGACAATTTCTGGCGCCCTGGGACATGGATCATGTTGCAAAAAAAGCCAGATCTGCCGGAAACCCGCAGGTCCTTCTGACCGAAAGGGGCGCATCTTTTGGTTATAACAACCTGGTTGCCGATTTTCGAAGCATTCCCATCATGCAGTCACTGGGATGCCCTGTGATCTTTGATGCCACTCACAGCGTTCAGCTGCCCGGCGGTGCCGGTGGCGCATCCGCAGGCCAGCGCCAGTTTGCCCCCATTCTGGCAAAGGCAGCCATTGCCGCCGGGGCAGACGGCCTGTTTCTGGAAGTCCATCCGGAACCGGACAAGGCATTGTCAGACGGCCCCAACTCCATTCGCCTGGATGAACTCGAGCCTCTGCTCAATCAACTCAAAGCCATCAACAATGCATTGATCAAACCGGAGAGAAACCCCTAA
- a CDS encoding M23 family metallopeptidase, producing the protein MGFKKRRERGKGLKYSLAAVLITMVAVSAVWLLMVKFEGRAPEIELDMSDSFIGADAAVSGTITDEKSGIRKLWIAVIQNDRETVLKEESDFSGTQQGPPRQRRFEVDLNAGKLDLKDGKALLRIAAWDHSWRGWFSGNQAYLEKEITIDTQPPRVEVISRQHNIRPGGSGLAVYRMSENCPEHGVVVGDHFFPGHKGYFDDPELAVCFFALAHDQDRDTKLHVQALDPAGNAGRGGFYYHIRNKSFDAEPLPVSDRFLSRILPEFQSEDGFPADAGALEQFLFVNRELRKKNNRTILAPGRSPDEQMHWQGGFSRLPNAARKASFADHRTYVYNGEKIDEQIHMGIDLASVSQAPVPAANAGKVAFVGRAGIYGNVVIIDHGFGLFSVYAHLSRSSVSEGQMVEKNDIIGGTGATGLAGGDHLHYGMFVHDVFVDPMEWWDSQWIQNNITGKLEHARELAKNN; encoded by the coding sequence ATGGGTTTTAAAAAACGCAGGGAACGGGGCAAAGGTCTGAAATACAGCCTGGCGGCTGTTTTGATAACAATGGTGGCCGTATCAGCGGTCTGGCTGCTGATGGTGAAATTCGAGGGCAGGGCACCGGAGATTGAACTCGACATGTCTGATTCGTTTATTGGCGCCGATGCCGCAGTTTCCGGCACAATCACCGATGAAAAATCGGGGATCCGCAAGCTCTGGATCGCCGTAATCCAAAACGACAGGGAAACCGTTCTCAAAGAGGAATCCGACTTTTCCGGCACGCAGCAAGGCCCGCCCAGGCAGAGGCGTTTTGAGGTGGATTTAAATGCCGGGAAACTGGATCTCAAGGATGGAAAGGCCCTGTTGCGCATCGCTGCCTGGGATCATTCCTGGCGCGGCTGGTTTTCCGGTAATCAGGCCTATCTGGAAAAAGAAATTACCATTGATACCCAGCCGCCGCGGGTGGAGGTCATCAGCCGGCAGCACAATATCCGGCCCGGCGGATCGGGTCTGGCTGTCTATCGGATGTCCGAGAATTGTCCGGAGCACGGGGTCGTGGTGGGAGATCATTTTTTTCCCGGCCACAAGGGCTATTTTGATGACCCGGAGCTGGCGGTTTGCTTTTTTGCGCTGGCCCATGATCAGGACAGGGACACGAAGCTGCATGTGCAGGCTCTTGATCCGGCGGGCAATGCCGGCCGGGGCGGGTTTTATTACCATATCCGCAACAAAAGCTTTGACGCCGAACCCCTGCCGGTTTCCGACCGTTTCCTGTCCCGGATTCTGCCGGAGTTTCAAAGTGAGGACGGTTTTCCGGCTGATGCCGGCGCCCTGGAACAATTCTTGTTTGTCAACCGCGAGCTGCGCAAAAAAAACAACCGCACCATCCTTGCCCCTGGCCGGTCTCCGGATGAGCAGATGCACTGGCAGGGGGGCTTTTCCAGGCTTCCCAATGCCGCAAGAAAGGCCAGTTTCGCCGACCACCGGACCTATGTTTACAACGGGGAAAAAATCGATGAGCAGATCCACATGGGCATTGATCTGGCCTCTGTGAGCCAGGCGCCGGTGCCTGCGGCAAATGCGGGCAAAGTTGCCTTTGTGGGCAGAGCCGGCATCTACGGCAACGTGGTGATCATCGATCATGGCTTTGGCCTGTTTTCCGTGTATGCCCATTTGAGCCGCAGCAGTGTATCAGAGGGGCAGATGGTGGAAAAAAACGATATTATCGGGGGCACCGGAGCCACCGGTTTGGCCGGGGGGGATCACCTGCATTACGGCATGTTTGTTCATGATGTGTTTGTGGATCCCATGGAATGGTGGGATTCGCAATGGATACAAAATAACATCACAGGCAAGCTGGAACATGCCCGGGAGCTTGCAAAAAACAACTGA
- the lepB gene encoding signal peptidase I, whose product MKKKSESQQIPDEDGAKTKSRLRENLEAIAIAVVLALFIRAFVVQAFKIPSGSMEPTLQVGDHILVNKFIYGIRLPVTNTKMIPVSSPERGDIVVFEYPVEPDKDFIKRVVAVPGDVVEIRDKKVYVNGRLVDQYTVKHTEKRVLPGAVNARDNFGPVTVPEDAYFALGDNRDNSYDSRFWGFVKDSAIKGEAFIIYWSWDKDNFGVRWGRIGEVLH is encoded by the coding sequence TTGAAAAAAAAATCAGAATCCCAGCAAATCCCGGATGAGGACGGTGCCAAAACCAAAAGCCGACTGCGGGAAAATCTTGAAGCCATTGCCATTGCCGTTGTGCTGGCCCTTTTTATCCGGGCGTTTGTGGTCCAGGCATTCAAAATCCCTTCCGGGTCCATGGAACCCACTTTGCAGGTGGGCGATCACATCCTGGTTAACAAGTTTATCTACGGCATTCGGCTGCCGGTCACCAATACCAAGATGATACCGGTGAGCAGCCCGGAACGCGGGGATATTGTGGTGTTTGAATATCCGGTGGAGCCGGACAAGGATTTTATCAAGCGGGTTGTGGCGGTGCCCGGCGATGTTGTTGAAATCCGGGACAAAAAGGTGTATGTCAATGGGCGGCTTGTTGACCAGTACACGGTCAAGCATACGGAAAAAAGGGTACTGCCGGGCGCGGTCAATGCCAGGGACAACTTCGGCCCGGTCACCGTGCCGGAAGACGCTTATTTTGCGTTGGGGGACAACCGGGACAACAGTTATGACAGCCGTTTTTGGGGCTTTGTAAAAGACTCGGCCATCAAGGGAGAGGCCTTTATCATTTACTGGTCCTGGGATAAGGACAACTTCGGGGTCCGGTGGGGCCGCATCGGCGAAGTGCTGCACTAA
- a CDS encoding aspartate carbamoyltransferase catalytic subunit: MQWTKKDVLDIESLSVDEIEFIFETAFGLREISERPIKKVPTLRGQTIVLLFLEPSTRTRVSFDIAAKRLSADSIAIAAASSSIVKGETLIDTARNLQAMKPDILVVRHSSAGAPHLLARNLDISVINAGDGMHAHPTQALLDMMTVKENKGRIDGLKVSIIGDIAHSRVARSNIAGFTKMGARVSVAGPPTMMPAGIEQLGAYVAPDMDAAVSEADVIILLRIQKERQRRFLFPSEREYAARYGLNAARLRRIKPDALILHPGPINRGVEIAPEAADGPHSVILDQVTNGVALRMALFYLLAGGVRDANVD, encoded by the coding sequence ATGCAGTGGACAAAAAAGGACGTGCTCGACATTGAATCACTTTCGGTGGATGAAATTGAATTCATCTTTGAAACCGCCTTTGGTTTAAGGGAGATTTCAGAGCGGCCCATCAAGAAAGTGCCCACCCTCCGCGGCCAGACCATTGTTCTGCTGTTTCTGGAACCCAGTACCCGGACCCGGGTTTCCTTTGACATCGCCGCCAAGCGGCTTTCGGCAGACAGCATTGCCATTGCCGCGGCTTCCAGCAGCATTGTAAAGGGGGAAACCCTGATTGACACGGCCAGAAATCTGCAGGCCATGAAGCCTGACATTCTGGTGGTCCGTCATTCTTCGGCCGGGGCCCCGCATCTGCTGGCGCGCAATCTCGATATTTCCGTGATAAATGCCGGAGACGGCATGCACGCCCATCCCACCCAGGCATTGCTGGACATGATGACCGTAAAGGAAAATAAGGGCCGCATAGATGGGTTAAAGGTTTCCATTATCGGAGATATCGCTCACAGCCGCGTGGCCCGGTCCAATATCGCCGGGTTTACGAAAATGGGCGCCAGGGTAAGTGTTGCCGGCCCCCCCACTATGATGCCCGCCGGCATTGAGCAGTTGGGGGCATATGTGGCACCGGATATGGATGCCGCGGTTTCAGAGGCGGATGTGATCATTCTGCTGCGGATTCAAAAAGAGCGCCAACGGCGCTTTTTGTTTCCATCGGAACGGGAATATGCCGCCCGGTACGGGCTGAATGCCGCCCGGCTGCGCCGGATCAAGCCGGATGCGCTGATTCTGCATCCCGGTCCCATCAACCGGGGCGTGGAAATTGCCCCGGAGGCGGCAGACGGGCCGCATTCCGTGATTCTGGATCAGGTGACCAACGGGGTGGCCCTGCGCATGGCCCTTTTTTATCTGCTGGCAGGAGGTGTGCGGGATGCAAATGTGGATTAA